One window from the genome of Pyxicephalus adspersus chromosome 6, UCB_Pads_2.0, whole genome shotgun sequence encodes:
- the LOC140333139 gene encoding ADP-ribosylation factor 1-like, with translation MGNMFASLFKGLFGKKEMRILMVGLDAAGKTTILYKLKLGEIVTTIPTIGFNVETVEYKNISFTVWDVGGQDKIRPLWRHYFQNTQGLIFVVDSNDRERVNEAREELTRMLAEDELRDAVLLVFANKQDLPNAMNAAEITDKLGLHSLRQRNWYIQATCATSGDGLYEGLDWLSNQLKNKN, from the exons ATGGGGAACATGTTTGCAAGTCTGTTTAAAGGCCTTTTTGGCAAAAAAGAGATGAGAATACTCATGGTGGGCTTGGACGCTGCCGGAAAGACCACCATCCTGTATAAGTTGAAGTTGGGTGAAATAGTAACCACTATTCCTACCATAG GTTTTAATGTTGAGACTGTAGAATACAAGAACATCAGCTTTACTGTCTGGGATGTTGGCGGTCAGGACAAAATCCGACCTCTGTGGCGTCACTATTTCCAGAACACTCAGG GTCTCATCTTTGTGGTTGATAGTAATGACAGAGAGAGAGTTAATGAAGCCAGGGAGGAGTTAACAAGGATGTTGGCAGAAGATGAGTTGCGGGACGCTGTACTTCTAGTatttgcaaacaagcag GATCTGCCCAATGCAATGAATGCTGCAGAAATCACAGACAAGTTGGGCCTGCATTCCCTGCGTCAGAGGAATTGGTACATCCAGGCAACATGTGCGACCAGTGGGGACGGTCTGTACGAGGGCTTGGACTGGCTGTCCAACCAGTTGAAGAACAAGAACTGA